In Propionicimonas paludicola, a single window of DNA contains:
- a CDS encoding DUF2306 domain-containing protein → MPFALVALGLLPVASGGLRLGEVFGGPQLMPANPRFEALPAPMIVHLVSVIPFALVGAFQFSSQVRGRWPAWHRWAGRVLVLLGMATAISGLWMTLGYPLQPGSGELLYIVRVLVGAGMAVSIARGLRAIRRGDVRHHLAWMTRSYALALGAGTQVITGAVRSALSGSGSLDFDLSMTAAWAMNLAVAEYVIRHGPGGGARGSRPVELRTEVGNPA, encoded by the coding sequence GTGCCGTTCGCCCTGGTGGCGCTGGGCCTGCTTCCGGTGGCCAGTGGCGGCCTGCGGCTGGGGGAGGTCTTCGGCGGTCCGCAGCTGATGCCGGCCAACCCGCGGTTCGAGGCGCTGCCGGCGCCGATGATCGTGCACTTGGTCAGCGTGATCCCGTTCGCTCTGGTCGGGGCCTTCCAGTTCTCGTCGCAGGTACGGGGCCGGTGGCCGGCGTGGCATCGGTGGGCGGGACGCGTCCTCGTCCTGCTCGGAATGGCCACGGCCATCTCCGGGCTCTGGATGACGCTGGGCTATCCGCTCCAGCCCGGCAGCGGCGAACTGCTCTACATCGTCCGGGTGCTGGTCGGGGCCGGAATGGCGGTCAGTATTGCCCGCGGCCTGCGCGCGATCCGCCGCGGCGACGTCCGGCACCACCTGGCCTGGATGACTCGCAGCTACGCGCTGGCGCTAGGCGCCGGCACCCAGGTCATCACCGGGGCCGTCCGTAGCGCGCTGTCGGGATCCGGCAGTCTGGACTTCGACCTGAGCATGACGGCCGCCTGGGCGATGAACCTCGCCGTGGCCGAGTATGTGATCCGGCACGGCCCCGGTGGTGGTGCGCGCGGGTCGCGCCCGGTCGAGCTCCGCACGGAAGTCGGCAACCCGGCATGA
- a CDS encoding LssY C-terminal domain-containing protein, with protein sequence MAGKFAARIDGVLFMLAGAASVWFAYLTLQEGITPGWPMLLLVVFWALVAYLVLPRIHRILTRIYVPDYFIGRTRTSDGLLGDPVNLALVGSPEQLHRAMELAGWIRADDLTFGTGWRIVLNTFTRKSYPSAPVSPLFLFGRRQDFAYQQEVAGSPSKRHHVRFWKCPDGWLLPGGFAVGWLAAGTYDRSVGLSLFTLQVTHKIEMDIDREREHVIGTVRAAVPESSVQILEDFSTGYHSRNGGGDLVQTDGHLPIVDLSALPVPTQPGPAEPASTALVPVRRRAPGSVIFGVAATALQALAFLGLGLIFVAGKDVIATSTEAQGITQEVVLAFGVIALVAGLADLVLAVATLAGRNWARLLVCALSLVSVASTFVSRTLENEHGPMHADLIPLAASVLVLLALSSESARSFATSRRSARG encoded by the coding sequence ATGGCCGGTAAGTTCGCGGCGCGCATCGACGGTGTCCTGTTCATGCTGGCCGGCGCCGCCTCGGTCTGGTTCGCGTACCTCACTCTTCAGGAGGGGATCACCCCCGGCTGGCCGATGCTCCTGCTCGTGGTGTTCTGGGCACTGGTGGCCTATCTGGTGCTGCCGCGGATCCACCGGATCCTCACCCGGATCTACGTGCCCGACTACTTCATCGGACGGACCCGCACCTCTGACGGGCTCCTCGGTGATCCGGTGAACCTGGCCCTGGTGGGCAGCCCCGAGCAACTGCACCGGGCCATGGAGCTGGCCGGGTGGATCCGAGCCGACGACCTGACGTTCGGCACCGGCTGGCGGATCGTGCTGAACACCTTCACCCGGAAGAGCTATCCGAGCGCGCCGGTCAGCCCGCTGTTCCTCTTCGGACGCCGGCAGGACTTCGCCTACCAGCAGGAGGTGGCCGGCAGCCCGTCCAAGCGTCACCACGTCCGGTTCTGGAAGTGCCCGGACGGCTGGCTGCTGCCCGGCGGGTTCGCCGTCGGCTGGCTGGCCGCCGGCACCTACGACCGCAGTGTCGGGCTGTCGCTGTTCACCCTCCAGGTCACCCACAAGATCGAGATGGACATCGACCGGGAACGCGAGCACGTGATCGGGACGGTCCGCGCGGCCGTCCCGGAGAGCTCGGTGCAGATCCTTGAGGACTTCTCCACCGGCTACCACTCCCGCAATGGGGGAGGAGACCTCGTGCAGACCGACGGGCATCTGCCGATCGTCGATCTCTCGGCGCTGCCGGTCCCCACCCAACCAGGCCCCGCCGAGCCGGCGTCCACCGCGCTGGTGCCGGTGCGGAGGAGGGCACCGGGCTCGGTGATCTTCGGAGTGGCCGCCACCGCGCTGCAGGCACTGGCCTTCCTCGGGCTGGGGTTGATCTTCGTGGCCGGAAAGGACGTGATCGCCACGTCCACCGAGGCTCAGGGGATCACCCAAGAGGTCGTCCTGGCGTTCGGAGTGATCGCGCTGGTGGCTGGGCTGGCGGATCTGGTGCTGGCGGTCGCGACCCTGGCAGGACGCAACTGGGCCAGACTCCTGGTGTGTGCGTTGAGCCTGGTCAGCGTCGCTTCGACGTTCGTCTCGCGGACTCTGGAGAACGAGCACGGCCCGATGCATGCCGACCTGATTCCGCTGGCGGCCAGCGTGCTGGTGCTGCTGGCGTTGTCCAGTGAGAGTGCCCGCAGTTTCGCCACATCGAGGAGATCGGCGAGGGGCTGA
- a CDS encoding tyrosine-type recombinase/integrase, producing MTPHTLIGDWRTWLVASNLSKNTIRLRCYQLRRFAEEHPDLLAVTTADLVAWLGRPGWDQETRRSQRSALRGFYQWAHAAGLVDADPSGTLPRIKQSGKRRAPAPQWAVEAGLKAEDDRVPLMVLLGYRQGLRAGEIAQVNTETDLIEDLNGWSLVVHGKGGKDRIMPLHPEVAAAILARPRGWLFPGQTDGHLSSGHVTVLVSRALPGKWTAHPLRHRFGTDAWARTHNLLGVMELLGHATPETTARYVHQDSDVLRQIVEAAAA from the coding sequence ATGACCCCACACACCCTCATCGGCGACTGGCGCACCTGGCTCGTCGCCTCGAACCTGTCCAAGAACACCATCCGGCTGCGCTGCTACCAGCTGCGCCGCTTCGCCGAGGAACACCCCGACCTGCTCGCGGTCACCACGGCCGACCTCGTCGCCTGGCTCGGCCGGCCCGGATGGGACCAGGAGACGCGACGGTCGCAACGGTCGGCGCTACGCGGCTTCTACCAGTGGGCTCACGCCGCAGGCCTGGTCGACGCGGATCCGTCCGGGACGCTGCCGAGGATCAAACAGTCCGGGAAGCGGCGCGCACCGGCCCCTCAGTGGGCCGTGGAGGCCGGTCTGAAGGCCGAGGACGACCGGGTGCCGCTCATGGTGCTGCTCGGCTACCGGCAGGGCCTCAGGGCTGGCGAGATCGCGCAGGTGAACACCGAGACTGATCTGATCGAGGACCTGAACGGCTGGAGCCTCGTCGTGCACGGCAAGGGCGGCAAGGACCGGATCATGCCACTACACCCCGAAGTCGCCGCGGCGATCCTCGCCCGACCAAGAGGATGGCTGTTCCCCGGCCAGACGGACGGCCACCTGTCGTCCGGCCACGTCACCGTGCTGGTATCGCGGGCGCTCCCCGGCAAGTGGACGGCGCACCCGCTCCGCCACCGGTTCGGGACCGACGCCTGGGCGCGAACGCACAACCTCCTGGGCGTGATGGAGCTGCTCGGCCATGCGACCCCAGAGACGACGGCCCGCTACGTGCACCAGGACTCCGACGTGCTTCGGCAGATCGTCGAGGCGGCCGCGGCCTGA